The following are encoded in a window of Corynebacterium marinum DSM 44953 genomic DNA:
- a CDS encoding Mur ligase family protein, whose amino-acid sequence MSSRDSGVLRRLRSTAATTAARLATTASRLSGRGAGGMIGGLVANAIDPTIMEKLGRGRPTVLVTGTNGKSTTTRMLAAAMRSKYAVATNDGGDNMDAGLISALLAGKDATHLVLEVDELHVPAVADRLNPEALVLLNLTRDQLDRVGEINKIERALRETVDSHPDMLVIANCDDVLMTSVAFDTPNVVWVAAGAGWIGDSVSCPRTGGHVVRDGDDWWAVKPLPDGRVFRRPTPTWTVTDDGLVSPHGRSALNLKLPGRANRGNATQAIAAAVEGFHVPLDAAISATEGVDNVAGRYSTVRLGDRDIHLLLAKNPAGWQEALSMIDRSADGLVIAVNGQVADGEDLSWLWDVRFEDFEGLEVKASGERGTDLAVRLTYADITHELLPDPLQAVLACPPGRIEVLANYTAFRDLKRALSKETERG is encoded by the coding sequence ATGAGTTCCAGAGATTCCGGTGTCCTGCGCCGTCTGCGGTCGACCGCGGCCACCACCGCCGCCCGGCTCGCCACCACCGCCTCCCGCCTGTCCGGCCGGGGCGCCGGCGGCATGATCGGCGGGCTGGTGGCCAACGCCATCGACCCGACCATCATGGAGAAGCTCGGCCGCGGCCGCCCCACGGTGCTGGTCACCGGAACCAACGGCAAATCCACCACCACCCGGATGCTCGCCGCGGCGATGCGGTCGAAGTACGCCGTGGCCACCAACGACGGCGGCGACAACATGGACGCCGGTCTCATCTCCGCCCTCCTGGCCGGGAAGGACGCCACCCACCTGGTGCTCGAGGTCGACGAACTCCACGTCCCCGCGGTCGCCGACCGGCTCAACCCCGAGGCGCTGGTACTGCTCAACCTGACCCGCGACCAACTCGACCGCGTCGGCGAGATCAACAAGATCGAGCGCGCCCTGCGCGAGACGGTGGACAGCCACCCGGACATGCTCGTCATCGCCAACTGCGACGACGTGCTGATGACCTCGGTCGCCTTCGACACCCCGAACGTCGTGTGGGTCGCCGCCGGCGCCGGCTGGATCGGCGACTCCGTCTCCTGCCCCCGCACCGGCGGCCACGTCGTCCGCGACGGAGACGACTGGTGGGCCGTCAAGCCCCTTCCCGACGGCCGCGTCTTCCGCCGCCCCACCCCCACCTGGACCGTCACCGACGACGGCCTCGTCTCTCCGCACGGCCGGTCCGCGCTGAACCTGAAGCTGCCGGGGCGCGCCAACCGGGGCAACGCCACACAGGCGATCGCCGCCGCCGTCGAGGGTTTCCACGTTCCGCTGGACGCGGCAATCAGCGCGACCGAAGGCGTGGACAACGTCGCCGGCCGCTACTCCACCGTCCGGCTCGGCGACCGCGACATCCACCTGCTGCTGGCCAAGAACCCCGCCGGCTGGCAGGAGGCGCTGTCCATGATCGACCGTTCCGCGGACGGGCTGGTCATCGCCGTCAACGGCCAGGTCGCCGACGGCGAGGACCTCTCCTGGCTGTGGGACGTGCGTTTCGAGGACTTCGAGGGCCTCGAGGTCAAGGCCTCCGGCGAACGCGGCACCGACCTCGCCGTTCGCCTGACCTACGCGGACATCACCCACGAACTCCTCCCCGACCCCCTTCAGGCGGTTCTCGCCTGCCCGCCGGGACGCATCGAGGTCCTGGCCAACTACACCGCCTTCCGCGATCTGAAGCGCGCACTGAGCAAGGAGACTGAACGTGGCTGA
- a CDS encoding aspartate kinase, with translation MALIVQKYGGSSLESAERIRAVAERIVATKKAGNDVVVVCSAMGDTTDELLDLASQVNPVPPAREMDMLLTAGERISNALVAMAIESLGAEAQSFTGSQAGVLTTERHGNARIIDVTPGRVREALDEGKICIVAGFQGVNKDTRDVTTLGRGGSDTTAVALAAALDADVCEIYSDVDGVYTADPRIVPNAQKLEKLSFEEMLELAAVGSKILVLRAVEYARAFNVPLRVRSSYSNDPGTLVAGSMEDIPVEEAVLTGVATDKSEAKVTILGIPDKPGEAATVFRAVADAEINIDMVLQNVSSVEHGTTDITFTCPRSDGPRAMELLKKMQAKHGWSNVLYDDQVGKVSLVGAGMKSHPGVTADFAEALRDAGVNIELISTSEIRISVLIREADLDDAARALHEKFELGGDAEATVYAGTGR, from the coding sequence GTGGCTCTGATCGTTCAGAAATATGGAGGCTCCTCCCTGGAGAGCGCGGAACGTATCCGCGCCGTGGCGGAGCGGATCGTGGCCACCAAGAAGGCAGGCAACGACGTCGTGGTCGTCTGCTCCGCAATGGGTGACACCACCGACGAGCTGCTGGACCTGGCGTCCCAGGTCAACCCGGTCCCGCCGGCCCGCGAGATGGACATGCTGCTCACCGCCGGTGAGCGCATCTCCAACGCGCTGGTCGCCATGGCGATTGAGTCCCTCGGAGCGGAGGCGCAGTCCTTCACCGGTTCGCAGGCGGGCGTGCTGACCACCGAGCGGCACGGCAACGCGCGCATCATCGACGTCACCCCGGGCCGCGTGCGGGAGGCCCTCGACGAGGGCAAGATCTGCATCGTCGCCGGTTTCCAGGGTGTGAACAAGGACACCCGTGACGTGACCACCCTGGGCAGGGGTGGCTCGGACACCACCGCGGTGGCCCTGGCGGCGGCGCTGGACGCTGACGTCTGCGAGATCTACTCGGACGTCGACGGCGTCTACACCGCCGACCCGCGCATCGTGCCCAACGCCCAGAAGCTGGAGAAGCTCTCCTTCGAGGAGATGCTCGAGCTGGCGGCCGTCGGTTCGAAGATTCTGGTCCTGCGCGCGGTGGAGTACGCGCGTGCGTTCAATGTTCCCCTGCGAGTTCGCTCGTCTTACAGCAATGATCCCGGCACCCTGGTGGCCGGTTCGATGGAGGATATCCCCGTGGAAGAAGCAGTTCTCACTGGCGTAGCTACCGACAAGTCCGAGGCCAAGGTCACCATCCTGGGCATCCCCGACAAGCCGGGCGAGGCGGCCACCGTGTTCCGCGCCGTCGCCGACGCCGAGATCAACATCGACATGGTGCTGCAGAACGTCTCCTCCGTGGAGCACGGCACCACCGACATCACCTTCACCTGCCCGCGTTCCGACGGACCCCGTGCCATGGAGCTGCTGAAGAAGATGCAGGCCAAGCACGGCTGGTCCAACGTGCTCTACGACGATCAGGTGGGCAAGGTCTCCCTGGTCGGCGCGGGCATGAAGTCCCACCCGGGCGTCACCGCCGACTTCGCCGAGGCGCTCCGTGACGCCGGTGTGAACATCGAGCTCATCTCCACCTCGGAGATCCGCATCTCCGTCCTCATCCGCGAGGCCGACCTCGACGATGCCGCCCGCGCCCTGCACGAGAAGTTCGAACTCGGCGGCGATGCCGAGGCGACCGTCTACGCCGGCACCGGCCGCTAG
- a CDS encoding catalase yields MNDQNSAADNILDRGKRPAATGQTTRHNGAPVASENISVTAGPQGPNVLNDIHLIEKLAHFNRENVPERIPHAKGHGAFGELHITEDVSQYTKAKLFQKGTVTPMGVRFSTVAGEKGSPDTWRDVHGFALRFFTEDGNYDIVGNNTPVFFIRDGIKFADFIHSQKRLHGSALRDADMQWDFWTRTPESAHQVTYLMGDRGTPTTTRHMNGYGSHTFQWLNEAGEAFWVKYHFISRQGVENFTNAEATEMAGKNADHHRQDLYESIERGDYPIWDVKVQIMPVAEAEEYRWNPFDLTKVWSKKDYPRIDVGHFVLNRNPRNHFAQIEQIALDPSNLVPGVGFSPDRMLQARIFAYSDQQRYRIGPNYRDLPINQPVNPVNTYSNRGPMAYFFDDADQPTYTPNRYSKGAGYLDNGSDSSSGQSYGNATDLYVNPDPHGTDLTRSAYVRHPEDGDFVQAGILYRDVYDDAAKERLADNITDAMQGVSPEVEERVYWYWTQVDENLGQRVKELFAEKK; encoded by the coding sequence ATGAACGACCAGAACTCCGCCGCAGACAACATCCTCGACCGTGGCAAGCGCCCCGCCGCCACCGGCCAGACCACCCGCCACAACGGCGCGCCGGTGGCCTCCGAGAACATCTCCGTCACGGCCGGCCCGCAGGGCCCGAATGTCCTCAACGACATTCACCTGATCGAGAAGCTCGCCCACTTCAACCGCGAGAACGTCCCGGAGCGCATCCCCCACGCCAAGGGCCACGGCGCCTTCGGCGAGCTGCACATCACCGAGGACGTCTCGCAGTACACCAAGGCGAAGCTCTTCCAGAAGGGCACCGTGACCCCCATGGGCGTGCGTTTCTCCACCGTCGCCGGCGAGAAGGGCTCCCCGGACACCTGGCGCGACGTCCACGGCTTCGCCCTCCGCTTCTTCACTGAGGACGGCAACTACGACATCGTGGGCAACAACACCCCGGTGTTCTTCATCCGTGACGGCATCAAGTTCGCCGACTTCATCCACTCCCAGAAGCGCCTCCACGGCAGCGCGCTGCGCGATGCTGACATGCAGTGGGATTTCTGGACCCGAACACCCGAATCCGCCCACCAGGTGACCTACCTCATGGGCGACCGCGGCACCCCGACGACCACCCGCCACATGAACGGCTACGGTTCCCACACCTTCCAGTGGCTCAACGAGGCCGGCGAGGCATTCTGGGTGAAGTACCACTTCATCTCCCGCCAGGGCGTGGAGAACTTCACCAACGCGGAGGCCACGGAGATGGCCGGCAAGAACGCCGACCACCACCGGCAGGACCTCTACGAGTCCATCGAGCGCGGCGACTACCCGATCTGGGACGTCAAGGTCCAGATCATGCCCGTCGCCGAGGCGGAGGAGTACCGCTGGAACCCCTTCGACCTGACCAAGGTCTGGTCCAAGAAGGACTACCCGCGCATCGACGTCGGCCACTTCGTCCTCAACCGCAACCCGCGCAACCACTTCGCCCAGATCGAGCAGATCGCCCTCGATCCCTCGAACCTGGTGCCCGGCGTCGGCTTCTCCCCGGACCGCATGCTGCAGGCGCGTATCTTCGCCTACTCCGACCAGCAGCGCTACCGGATCGGGCCGAACTACCGCGACCTGCCCATCAACCAGCCCGTCAACCCGGTCAACACCTACAGCAACCGTGGCCCGATGGCGTACTTCTTCGATGACGCAGACCAGCCGACCTACACCCCGAACCGCTACAGCAAGGGTGCCGGCTACCTGGACAACGGTTCGGACTCCTCCTCCGGCCAGTCCTACGGCAACGCCACCGACCTGTACGTGAACCCGGACCCGCACGGCACGGACCTGACCCGTTCCGCTTACGTCCGGCACCCCGAGGACGGGGACTTCGTCCAGGCCGGCATCCTCTACCGCGACGTCTACGATGACGCGGCCAAAGAGCGCCTGGCGGACAACATCACCGACGCCATGCAGGGCGTCTCCCCTGAGGTGGAGGAGCGTGTCTACTGGTACTGGACCCAGGTGGACGAGAACCTGGGTCAGCGCGTGAAGGAGCTCTTCGCAGAGAAGAAGTAG
- a CDS encoding Na+/H+ antiporter subunit G, with protein MSIVEIVVSAIVILATVMVVATAVAMWRAPDALTRANLIGPVVGVGVPLLLLSKLIIDWSTTGFDLNNFIRAILAIAGVWIVGAVGSYYIGRSIYGVTVVDKKHAEDRAYQPGA; from the coding sequence ATGAGCATCGTCGAAATTGTCGTCTCCGCCATCGTCATCCTGGCCACCGTCATGGTCGTGGCCACCGCCGTAGCTATGTGGCGGGCCCCCGATGCGCTCACCCGCGCCAACCTCATCGGCCCCGTCGTGGGCGTCGGCGTACCCCTGCTCCTGCTCAGCAAACTCATCATCGACTGGTCCACCACCGGCTTCGACCTGAACAACTTCATCCGGGCGATCCTGGCCATCGCCGGGGTATGGATCGTCGGCGCGGTCGGCTCCTACTACATCGGCAGGTCCATCTACGGCGTCACCGTCGTGGACAAGAAGCACGCCGAGGACCGCGCCTACCAGCCGGGTGCCTGA
- the leuA gene encoding 2-isopropylmalate synthase, with translation MSPNDSFISAPSEIRTPDGPRREGQPAWNKQRNSAMPVHRYRPFAEAVENIVLPDRTWPDKKITVAPQWCAVDLRDGNQALIDPMSPERKRRMFNLLIQMGYKEIEVGFPSASQTDFDFVREIIEKDMIPEDVTIQVLVQAREHLIRRTFEACEGAKNVIVHFYNSTSELQRRVVFRKEKPAIKQLAVDAAELIKSIAQDYPGTNWRWQYSPESFTGTELEFAREVCDAVTEVMAPTPENPMIINLPSTVEMITPNVYADSIEWMHRHLARRDSIIISLHPHNDRGEGVAAAELGYLAGADRIEGCLFGNGERTGNVDLVTLGLNMLTQGVDPQIDFSDINQVRSTVEYCNQLRVPERHPYGGDLVFTAFSGSHQDAVNKGLDAMAAQVKPNADSTEVTWDELRETTWEVPYLPIDPKDVGRDYEAVIRVNSQSGKGGVAYIMKTDHGINLPRQMQVEFSNVVQAVTDSEGGEVNSKNMWDIFATEYLDVREPVEQITVHVENAETDEDQANVTATVIHEGQEKEITGTGNGPVAAFANALEQLGIDAEVQFYSQQSRSAGDDAEAACYIYATVNGSAAWGVGIAGSITRASLKALTSAVNRALASKVSVLAGGV, from the coding sequence ATGTCCCCGAACGACTCCTTCATCTCCGCCCCCTCCGAGATCCGCACCCCCGACGGACCCCGCCGTGAGGGCCAGCCCGCCTGGAACAAGCAGCGCAACTCCGCCATGCCGGTGCACCGCTACCGCCCCTTCGCCGAGGCCGTCGAGAACATCGTGCTGCCGGACCGCACCTGGCCGGACAAGAAGATCACCGTCGCCCCGCAGTGGTGCGCAGTTGACCTGCGCGACGGCAACCAGGCGCTGATCGACCCGATGAGCCCGGAGCGCAAGCGCCGCATGTTCAACCTGCTGATCCAGATGGGCTACAAGGAGATCGAGGTCGGATTCCCCTCCGCCTCCCAGACCGACTTCGACTTCGTCCGCGAGATCATCGAGAAGGACATGATCCCCGAGGACGTCACCATCCAGGTACTGGTCCAGGCGCGCGAGCACCTGATCCGCCGCACCTTCGAGGCGTGCGAGGGCGCGAAGAACGTCATCGTGCACTTCTACAACTCCACCTCCGAGCTGCAGCGCCGCGTGGTGTTCCGCAAGGAGAAGCCGGCCATCAAGCAGCTGGCCGTCGACGCCGCCGAGCTGATCAAGTCCATCGCCCAGGACTACCCGGGCACCAACTGGCGCTGGCAGTACTCCCCGGAGTCCTTCACCGGCACCGAGCTGGAGTTCGCCCGCGAGGTGTGCGACGCCGTCACCGAGGTCATGGCGCCCACCCCGGAGAACCCGATGATCATCAACCTGCCGTCCACGGTGGAGATGATCACCCCGAACGTCTACGCCGACTCCATCGAGTGGATGCACCGCCACCTGGCCCGCCGCGACTCCATCATCATCTCGCTGCACCCGCACAACGACCGCGGCGAGGGCGTGGCCGCCGCCGAGCTGGGCTACCTGGCCGGCGCGGACCGCATCGAGGGCTGCCTCTTCGGCAACGGTGAGCGCACCGGCAACGTCGACCTGGTCACCCTGGGCCTGAACATGCTCACCCAGGGCGTCGACCCGCAGATCGACTTCTCGGACATCAACCAGGTCCGCAGCACGGTCGAGTACTGCAACCAGCTGCGTGTCCCTGAGCGCCACCCCTACGGCGGCGATCTGGTCTTCACCGCCTTCTCCGGTTCCCACCAGGACGCGGTGAACAAGGGCCTGGACGCCATGGCTGCCCAGGTCAAGCCGAACGCCGACAGCACCGAGGTCACCTGGGACGAGCTCCGCGAGACCACCTGGGAGGTGCCCTACCTGCCCATCGACCCGAAGGACGTCGGCCGCGACTACGAGGCCGTCATCCGCGTGAACTCCCAGTCCGGCAAGGGCGGCGTCGCCTACATCATGAAGACGGACCACGGCATCAACCTGCCGCGCCAGATGCAGGTGGAGTTCTCCAACGTCGTCCAGGCTGTCACCGACTCCGAGGGTGGCGAGGTCAACTCCAAGAACATGTGGGACATCTTCGCCACCGAGTACCTCGACGTGCGCGAGCCGGTCGAGCAGATCACCGTCCACGTGGAGAACGCCGAGACCGACGAGGACCAGGCCAACGTCACCGCCACCGTCATCCACGAGGGGCAGGAGAAGGAGATCACCGGCACCGGCAACGGCCCCGTGGCCGCCTTCGCCAACGCCCTGGAGCAGCTGGGCATCGACGCCGAGGTCCAGTTCTACTCCCAGCAGTCCCGTTCCGCGGGCGATGACGCCGAGGCTGCCTGCTACATCTACGCCACCGTCAACGGCTCCGCCGCCTGGGGCGTGGGCATCGCCGGCTCCATCACCCGCGCCTCCCTCAAGGCGCTGACCTCCGCGGTCAACCGCGCCCTGGCCAGCAAGGTCTCCGTCCTGGCCGGCGGCGTCTAA
- a CDS encoding Ltp family lipoprotein: protein MFTPTRTALLVGAVALSLTACSPAETETVVVTETVTAVAAESSTASSTKDSAPETVTSTAVAEAREPQKRETTTRETSTRETSTRETSTQVAASAADDGVPSQYSAALSVASDYLDYSAFSKQGLYDQLIFEQFTPDAAQYGVDNVQADWSANALRTANDYVEYSGFSKQGLYDQLIYEEYTAEQAQYGVDNLQTDWNANALRTAREYQSFSPMSEAGLYDQLIYEGYTPDQAAYAIANL, encoded by the coding sequence ATGTTCACTCCCACCCGCACCGCGCTGCTCGTCGGTGCCGTCGCACTTTCGCTGACCGCCTGTTCGCCTGCTGAGACGGAGACCGTGGTGGTCACCGAGACGGTGACGGCGGTGGCAGCGGAGTCCAGCACGGCGTCGTCGACGAAGGACTCGGCTCCGGAGACCGTCACCTCCACAGCGGTCGCTGAAGCCCGGGAACCCCAGAAGCGTGAAACGACAACGCGGGAGACCAGCACCCGTGAGACCAGCACCCGCGAGACCTCCACCCAGGTGGCTGCCAGCGCTGCAGATGACGGAGTGCCGTCCCAGTACAGTGCCGCGCTCAGCGTCGCGTCCGATTACCTCGATTACTCCGCCTTCTCCAAGCAGGGCCTCTACGACCAGCTGATCTTTGAGCAGTTCACTCCGGACGCGGCACAGTACGGCGTGGACAATGTGCAGGCCGACTGGTCGGCGAACGCCCTACGGACCGCCAACGACTACGTCGAATACTCCGGATTCTCGAAGCAGGGCCTTTACGACCAACTCATCTACGAGGAGTACACCGCAGAGCAGGCGCAATACGGTGTGGACAACCTGCAGACGGACTGGAACGCCAACGCACTGCGGACAGCGCGCGAGTACCAGTCCTTTTCTCCGATGTCCGAGGCGGGCCTCTACGACCAGCTGATCTACGAGGGCTACACCCCCGACCAGGCCGCCTACGCCATCGCCAACCTCTGA
- a CDS encoding RNA polymerase sigma factor gives MHSARDDARVTDLALRAGRGDRQALTEFIRATQDDVWRLLAHLGGRDTADDLTQETYLRVMGALPRFAARSSARTWLLSLARRVWVDNIRHDMARPRKSITEYEDAAATTPVAGANASSWSDWIDARALIDALPVERREALILTQVLGYTYEEAAKIADVRIGTIRSRVARARKDLIEATAANSGEE, from the coding sequence ATGCACTCCGCTCGTGACGACGCCCGCGTCACCGACCTGGCCCTTCGCGCTGGCCGCGGTGACCGCCAGGCACTCACGGAGTTCATCCGGGCCACCCAGGACGACGTGTGGCGGCTCCTCGCCCACCTGGGCGGCCGCGACACCGCCGACGACCTCACGCAGGAGACCTACCTCCGAGTCATGGGTGCGCTCCCCCGCTTCGCCGCCCGCTCCTCAGCCCGCACGTGGCTGCTTTCCCTCGCCCGACGGGTATGGGTGGACAACATCCGCCACGACATGGCCCGCCCCCGGAAATCCATCACCGAGTACGAGGACGCCGCCGCCACGACCCCCGTCGCGGGTGCCAACGCCTCCTCCTGGTCCGACTGGATCGACGCCCGCGCCCTCATCGACGCCCTCCCCGTCGAACGCCGCGAGGCCCTTATCCTCACCCAGGTCCTCGGCTACACCTACGAGGAGGCCGCGAAGATCGCCGACGTGCGCATCGGCACCATCCGCTCCCGGGTGGCGCGAGCACGGAAGGACCTCATCGAGGCGACCGCAGCGAATTCTGGGGAAGAATAG
- a CDS encoding exonuclease domain-containing protein, whose translation MTMTNGDTEQDGRAAEVTEFPFVAVTVQATGIHPTTARLVAVDALTFNEDGEIGEEFHAVLNPGGDPGPHHYHGLTHEQVAEGQRFSQVLRTLNRLLDDRTLVVHNAPRVWGFLVSEARRAMNAAARTNRSRGRGRGRGRRRQRVGHVPKPAAIVDTLASARRQQILLEDTRPAGLALTLGVDAESPVATVERARQSEHETTRETNDMLIDIFFAIRDHGELSSAVPEDLRADRFGLQRSHIRVDAMEAPRPHPNPGPLVPGRNLARGMEVVIAPEVEVDPDVLIEAALKAELVYSEKLTRTTSVVVCNQTSDLRGKAMHAARKDIPLLSDAEFLDAVSRVQSKPGR comes from the coding sequence ATGACAATGACCAACGGTGACACCGAGCAGGACGGCCGCGCCGCTGAAGTCACTGAATTCCCCTTCGTCGCCGTGACCGTCCAGGCCACCGGGATCCACCCGACGACGGCCCGGCTCGTGGCCGTCGATGCCCTCACGTTCAACGAGGACGGGGAGATCGGCGAGGAGTTCCACGCCGTGCTCAACCCGGGCGGCGACCCCGGCCCGCATCACTACCACGGCCTCACCCACGAGCAGGTCGCCGAAGGCCAGCGCTTCTCCCAGGTGCTGCGGACCCTGAACCGGCTTCTCGACGACCGCACCCTCGTCGTCCACAACGCCCCCCGCGTGTGGGGTTTCCTCGTCTCCGAGGCCCGGCGCGCCATGAACGCCGCCGCCCGCACCAACCGCTCCCGCGGGCGGGGGCGCGGCCGGGGGCGGCGCCGCCAGCGGGTGGGGCACGTACCGAAGCCGGCCGCGATCGTCGATACGCTCGCTTCCGCGCGCCGCCAGCAGATCCTGCTGGAGGACACCCGGCCGGCCGGGCTCGCCCTGACCCTCGGGGTGGACGCAGAGTCGCCCGTGGCCACCGTCGAGCGCGCCCGGCAGTCGGAGCACGAGACGACGCGGGAGACGAACGACATGCTCATCGACATCTTCTTCGCCATCCGCGACCACGGGGAGCTCTCCAGCGCCGTCCCCGAGGACCTGCGCGCCGACCGGTTCGGCCTGCAGCGCTCCCACATCCGCGTCGACGCCATGGAGGCACCCCGCCCCCACCCCAACCCGGGCCCCCTTGTGCCGGGCCGCAACCTGGCGCGCGGCATGGAGGTCGTCATCGCCCCCGAGGTCGAGGTGGACCCGGACGTCCTCATTGAGGCGGCCCTGAAGGCGGAGCTGGTCTACTCCGAGAAACTCACCCGCACCACGAGTGTCGTCGTCTGCAACCAGACCAGCGATCTGCGGGGCAAGGCCATGCACGCCGCGCGCAAGGACATCCCCCTGCTTTCCGACGCCGAGTTCCTCGACGCCGTGTCCCGCGTGCAGAGCAAGCCCGGGCGCTAG
- a CDS encoding mannosyltransferase family protein has product MTTRDSRLRLLVDAAFIFLVGAAFRIAALAVLARANNDSLGGLLNKWDSDYYLGIAEAGYFAADLNTDVPVHHRTLAFFPGFPALVRLVHEVTRLDVVTAAATVNVVAGVAMTAGAMSIAWRMGAGRAGQIGAGVLVSSAPMSITYSMPYSEALFGALAFWSIVSLMDRRWGLAAGLIFLLGFTRLTAVAMIGVFGLVLLLQARRDRRAWACLALTPWSLLGYLAWASWHTRDEGGYFGIQEAGWHSGFDFGAATVRWVWEVLTTSAEGGYLLSVGVMAAAVVALVAAWGRTPLEVWWFSAAILATVLLSDGIMHSRPRLLLPAVILLLPWVLRAAERLPRGWQLGAAAGWVVFGAWFSAYMLAVFEWAI; this is encoded by the coding sequence GTGACCACCCGTGATTCCAGGCTGCGCCTGCTTGTCGACGCCGCATTCATCTTCCTCGTCGGCGCCGCCTTCCGCATCGCCGCACTGGCCGTCCTCGCCCGGGCGAACAATGATTCGCTGGGCGGCCTGCTGAACAAGTGGGACTCGGATTATTACCTGGGCATCGCGGAGGCCGGCTACTTTGCCGCGGACCTGAACACGGACGTTCCCGTCCACCACCGGACGCTGGCCTTCTTCCCCGGATTCCCGGCGCTGGTCCGGTTGGTTCACGAGGTGACCCGGCTGGACGTCGTCACGGCCGCGGCCACGGTCAACGTGGTGGCCGGCGTTGCCATGACCGCCGGCGCTATGTCGATCGCCTGGCGCATGGGGGCAGGCCGGGCGGGCCAGATTGGGGCGGGCGTCCTGGTGTCCTCGGCGCCGATGTCCATCACGTACTCCATGCCGTACTCGGAGGCGCTGTTCGGGGCGCTGGCGTTCTGGTCGATCGTGTCGCTCATGGACCGCCGGTGGGGCCTCGCGGCCGGCTTGATCTTCCTGCTCGGCTTCACCCGGTTGACCGCGGTGGCGATGATCGGGGTGTTCGGTCTGGTGCTGCTCCTGCAGGCCCGCCGGGACCGGCGTGCCTGGGCTTGCCTGGCGCTGACCCCGTGGTCCCTGCTGGGCTACCTCGCCTGGGCGAGCTGGCACACGCGCGATGAGGGAGGGTATTTCGGAATCCAGGAGGCGGGCTGGCACTCAGGCTTCGATTTCGGCGCGGCGACGGTGCGTTGGGTGTGGGAGGTCCTCACCACCAGCGCCGAGGGCGGCTACCTGCTCAGCGTCGGCGTGATGGCGGCGGCCGTCGTGGCGCTGGTGGCTGCATGGGGACGCACCCCGCTGGAGGTGTGGTGGTTCTCGGCCGCCATCCTGGCCACCGTCCTGCTCTCCGACGGCATCATGCACTCCCGCCCCCGCCTGCTCCTGCCGGCGGTGATCCTGCTGCTGCCGTGGGTGCTCCGGGCCGCGGAGAGGCTCCCCCGGGGTTGGCAGCTGGGCGCCGCCGCCGGGTGGGTGGTGTTCGGGGCGTGGTTCTCGGCGTACATGCTCGCCGTATTCGAGTGGGCGATCTGA
- a CDS encoding aspartate-semialdehyde dehydrogenase yields the protein MTTLAVVGATGQVGRVMRSILEERNFPADKVRFFASPRSAGSVLEFRGEDITVEDLTQVTPESIADVDIALFSAGGSTSREWAPVFAAAGATVIDNSSAWRKDEDVPLVVSEVNGAEAKTPSKGIVANPNCTTMAAMPVLKPLHDAAGLIRLHISSYQAVSGSGLAGVETLAKQTAEVGDDNVKLVHDGSVESPADFGPYVAPIAYNALPMAGALVDDGSNETDEEQKLRNESRKILGIPGLKVAGTCVRVPVFTGHTLTIHAEFDRPITADEATALLADAPGVELVDVPTPLDAAGKDVSLVGRIRQDQSVDDNKGLVLVVSGDNLRKGAALNTVQIAELLV from the coding sequence ATGACCACTCTTGCTGTCGTAGGTGCCACCGGCCAGGTCGGCCGCGTCATGCGTTCCATCCTCGAGGAGCGCAACTTCCCCGCGGACAAGGTCCGCTTCTTCGCGTCCCCGCGTTCCGCCGGTTCCGTCCTGGAGTTCCGCGGCGAGGACATCACCGTGGAGGACCTCACGCAGGTCACTCCCGAGTCCATCGCGGACGTCGACATCGCCCTCTTCTCCGCCGGCGGCTCCACCTCCCGCGAGTGGGCCCCCGTGTTCGCCGCGGCCGGCGCCACCGTCATCGACAACTCCTCCGCCTGGCGCAAGGATGAGGATGTCCCGCTGGTCGTCTCCGAGGTCAACGGCGCGGAGGCGAAGACCCCGTCCAAGGGCATCGTCGCCAACCCGAACTGCACCACCATGGCCGCGATGCCGGTGCTCAAGCCGCTTCACGACGCCGCCGGCCTCATCCGCCTCCACATCTCCTCCTACCAGGCGGTCTCCGGCTCCGGTCTGGCCGGCGTGGAGACCTTGGCCAAGCAGACCGCCGAGGTCGGCGACGACAACGTCAAGCTGGTCCACGACGGTTCCGTCGAATCCCCGGCGGACTTCGGTCCCTACGTCGCCCCGATCGCATACAACGCTCTGCCCATGGCCGGTGCGCTTGTTGACGACGGCTCCAACGAGACCGACGAGGAGCAGAAGCTGCGCAACGAGTCCCGCAAGATCCTCGGCATCCCGGGCCTCAAGGTCGCCGGCACCTGCGTCCGTGTGCCCGTCTTCACCGGCCACACCCTGACCATCCATGCGGAGTTCGACCGTCCCATCACCGCCGATGAGGCCACCGCTCTGCTTGCCGACGCCCCCGGCGTCGAGCTCGTCGACGTCCCCACTCCGCTGGACGCCGCCGGCAAGGACGTCTCCCTGGTCGGCCGCATCCGCCAGGATCAGTCTGTCGACGACAACAAGGGCCTCGTGCTCGTCGTCTCGGGTGACAACCTGCGCAAGGGCGCCGCGCTGAACACCGTGCAGATCGCCGAGCTGCTGGTGTAG